From a region of the Triticum aestivum cultivar Chinese Spring chromosome 7D, IWGSC CS RefSeq v2.1, whole genome shotgun sequence genome:
- the LOC123165130 gene encoding lectin 9-like, giving the protein MASPRRPTTTLVFVSLLCLYQAPRWAFSLSFSLDFSDLTAGTSILVAGDALISPPALQLTKNSWASYRYKVPLWNGATGEIASFATAFSFRITPEKEDSPNGMAFFLGHLPSLDVPRNSSGSAGGGTGESRIVAVEFDAFLNNVGIDVSSANSTAASAYATATWPGKNLTSSSVMEATGKYHNDTKLLAVGLLIGDALYQVNATVDLRRILMEEVAVGFSAANGAAAGLHRILSWSFSSSLPESKREAPPPAEPTLPTSSYSHRKVALVLLFIGTIAMRCVRIGFQAGFNPSPGHVTLGPDWDAAFLLPP; this is encoded by the coding sequence ATGGCCTCTCCCCGTCGTCCGACCACCACACTAGTCTTTGTGTCGTTGCTATGCCTCTACCAAGCGCCACGCTGGGCCTTCTCGCTCTCCTTCAGCCTCGACTTCTCCGACCTCACTGCCGGCACGTCgatcctcgtcgccggcgacgcccTCATCAGTCCACCAGCGCTCCAGCTGACGAAAAATAGCTGGGCGTCGTACCGGTACAAAGTGCCTCTATGGAACGGCGCCACGGGCGAGATTGCTAGCTTCGCCACCGCCTTCTCCTTCCGGATCACCCCAGAGAAGGAGGACAGCCCGAACGGGATGGCCTTCTTCCTCGGCCATCTCCCTTCGTTGGACGTCCCCCGCAACAGCAGCGGCAGTGCCGGCGGCGGGACAGGCGAGAGCCGGATCGTGGCGGTGGAGTTCGACGCTTTCCTCAACAATGTCGGCATCGACGTCAGCTCCGCCAACTCCACGGCAGCATCCGCGTACGCGACGGCGACCTGGCCGGGCAAGAACCTCACGTCGTCCAGTGTGATGGAGGCCACCGGGAAGTACCACAATGACACCAAATTGCTGGCCGTCGGTCTCCTCATCGGCGATGCCCTGTACCAGGTCAATGCAACCGTTGACCTGCGCAGAATCCTAATGGAGGAGGTCGCAGTCGGTTTCTCCGCGGCGAATGGCGCCGCCGCCGGGCTGCACAGGATACTGTCGTGGTCGTTCAGTTCCAGTCTGCCCGAATCAAAGCGGGAAGCGCCGCCGCCTGCTGAACCTACTCTCCCAACCAGCAGCTACAGCCACAGGAAGGTAGCATTGGTCCTACTATTCATAGGAACAATCGCCATGAGGTGTGTCCGGATAGGATTTCAGgctggattcaacccatcaccggGCCATGTTACCTTAGGCCCCGATTGGGATGCTGCATTTTTGCTACCCCCGTAA
- the LOC123165074 gene encoding BTB/POZ and MATH domain-containing protein 2 has protein sequence MSSFTGVSIIDGEQCCCEASAVVDAGGADSGYHLLVVRGYSRTKQELSAGESITSDVFTIGGHCWYIEYYPNGENPDCGDFISLFVTNYDNSLKEPLETKFCFSFVDEVEKQTPMYIRAAGKTCRFTDGHCSWGTDKFVRRDALERSSDLKGDCFTIRCDVMVIRKDPKAEDAGGHDTKVLLSDIDQHFNTLLQTKVGADVTFEVSGETFAAHRCVLAARSMVFMAQLFGPMKETSPVIQIKDMEAKVFKALLSFIYTDSFPVMEKDSMEEDAMVEVMEDGQEKEAAEDEMLLQWLQDLLVAADRYDVQRLKCICEKQLSENIGVSTVMSALALAEQHHCKGLKEACLKFIQVQSPSCLQTVMATNGWDHVVSTYPSVLKELFLKFASNQRK, from the coding sequence ATGTCGTCCTTCACCGGCGTGTCCATCATCGACGGCGAGCAGTGCTGTTGCGAGGCGTCGGCCGTGGTGGATGCCGGCGGCGCGGACAGCGGGTACCACCTGCTCGTGGTCCGGGGATACTCGCGTACCAAACAAGAGTTGTCCGCCGGCGAGAGCATCACCTCCGATGTTTTCACCATAGGAGGCCATTGCTGGTACATCGAGTACTACCCCAACGGCGAAAACCCGGACTGCGGCGACTTCATTTCTCTCTTTGTTACCAATTACGACAACAGTCTCAAAGAGCCCCTGGAGACTAAGTTTTGTTTCAGCTTCGTTGACGAGGTTGAGAAGCAGACGCCAATGTACATTCGTGCGGCTGGTAAGACTTGCAGATTCACCGACGGCCATTGTTCCTGGGGCACCGACAAGTTTGTGAGAAGAGATGCCCTTGAGCGATCATCGGACCTAAAGGGTGATTGCTTCACCATCCGGTGTGATGTCATGGTCATTCGCAAGGACCCCAAAGCCGAGGATGCCGGTGGCCATGACACCAAGGTGCTCCTGTCTGACATAGACCAGCATTTTAACACTCTCCTTCAAACCAAGGTGGGTGCTGATGTGACATTCGAGGTCAGCGGCGAGACCTTCGCCGCACACCGGTGTGTGCTCGCTGCCCGATCCATGGTGTTCATGGCACAACTATTTGGCCCCATGAAGGAGACGTCCCCCGTCATACAGATCAAAGACATGGAAGCAAAAGTGTTCAAGGCACTGCTTAGCTTTATCTACACAGACTCATTCCCTGTGATGGAGAAGGACAGCATGGAGGAGGATGCAATGGTAGAAGTTATGGAAGATGGGCAAGAAAAGGAGGCAGCAGAGGATGAAATGTTGCTGCAATGGCTTCAAGACTTGTTGGTAGCGGCTGACAGATATGATGTCCAACGGCTCAAGTGCATCTGTGAGAAGCAGTTGTCTGAGAACATAGGTGTGAGCACGGTGATGTCTGCTCTTGCTCTAGCCGAGCAGCACCACTGCAAGGGATTAAAGGAGGCGTGCTTGAAGTTTATCCAAGTCCAGTCCCCCTCGTGCTTGCAAACAGTAATGGCAACGAATGGCTGGGATCATGTAGTTTCGACCTATCCCTCGGTTTTGAAGGAGCTCTTTCTCAAGTTTGCTTCGAACCAGCGAAAGTAA
- the LOC123165075 gene encoding BTB/POZ and MATH domain-containing protein 4 produces MSSFAGVSVVDGDKECSCETSAVHAGADSGYHLLMVRGYPRTQEGSSTGDSITTGIFNVGGHYWYIRYYPNGLTPDCADYVSLYVALVYDNDDAERGLAVEAKFSFSLVDHVEKQNPMYICEASKTCTFSGSATSWGCDRFMRRDAIERSSDLKGGCFTVRCDIMVVCQDSKTEDAGRTLSGIHHHFNNLLQTKVGADVTFEVSGERFAAHRCVLAARSKVFMA; encoded by the coding sequence ATGTCGTCGTTCGCCGGTGTGTCTGTAGTCGACGGCGACAAGGAGTGCTCTTGCGAGACATCGGCCGTCCACGCCGGCGCCGACAGCGGGTATCACCTGCTCATGGTCAGGGGCTACCcgcgtacacaggaggggtcatcCACCGGCGACAGCATCACCACTGGTATTTTCAATGTAGGAGGCCACTATTGGTACATCCGGTACTACCCTAACGGCTTAACCCCGGATTGCGCCGACTACGTTTCCCTCTATGTAGCCCTTGTCTACGACAACGACGATGCCGAGCGTGGCCTGGCCGTGGAGGCCAAGTTCAGTTTTAGCCTCGTCGACCATGTTGAGAAGCAGAATCCAATGTACATTTGTGAAGCTAGCAAGACTTGCACCTTCTCCGGCAGTGCTACCTCGTGGGGCTGTGACAGGTTTATGAGAAGAGATGCCATCGAACGATCATCGGATCTGAAGGGTGGTTGTTTCACCGTCCGGTGCGACATCATGGTTGTTTGCCAGGATTCCAAAACCGAGGACGCCGGTCGCACCCTGTCTGGCATACACCACCAttttaacaatcttttgcaaaccAAGGTGGGTGCTGATGTGACATTCGAGGTCAGTGGCGAGAGGTTCGCTGCACACCGGTGTGTGCTTGCAGCCAGGTCTAAAGTATTCATGGCATAA
- the LOC123167457 gene encoding chaperone protein dnaJ 8, chloroplastic-like: protein MAVAAGGGVVLSLRGPSSSAWPAVGRRRRASSSAAVRCGATREKRPAATPGVALEEDHYRTLRLAPGATRGEVKKAFHRLALQYHPDVVRQENSDRVDFQRINAAYRRVRSNMREAEARLEYWRRRYGLPDEDLDRYRRYLNDDGEDDWFPDL, encoded by the coding sequence ATGGCGGTTGCCGCCGGAGGAGGGGTGGTGCTGAGCCTGCGCGGCCCGTCGTCTTCGGCGTggccggcggtggggcggcggcgtaGGGCGTCGTCGTCAGCGGCGGTGAGGTGCGGGGCGACGCGGGAAAAGAGGCCGGCGGCGACCCCGGGCGTGGCTCTGGAGGAGGACCACTACCGGACGCTGCGGCTGGCGCCGGGGGCCACCAGGGGCGAGGTCAAGAAGGCCTTCCACCGCCTCGCGCTGCAGTACCACCCGGACGTCGTGCGCCAAGAAAACAGCGACCGCGTGGACTTCCAGCGGATCAACGCGGCGTACCGGAGGGTGAGGAGCAACATGCGGGAGGCGGAGGCGAGGCTCGAGTACTGGCGCCGCCGCTACGGCCTCCCCGACGAGGACCTCGACCGCTACCGCCGCTACCTCAACGACGACGGCGAGGACGACTGGTTCCCCGATCTCTGA